A region from the Lolium perenne isolate Kyuss_39 chromosome 4, Kyuss_2.0, whole genome shotgun sequence genome encodes:
- the LOC127323685 gene encoding uncharacterized protein, whose protein sequence is MASMVVGASSLPRWGSCSLHGLNTEVRTGLDKDALPGVTGGGIRIPPYFWGEGPVADAELGFPVYTGYSEARALIGEGATEDLARLSRQAQDMVAEMFASIGRDQEEAARGPRVVQLRLSPELALWKSIQHAIGNVLPPKGKGLKQASPQVLAQLGATDWPEAITTNNALFGGGSTAMLIGAADLHTMFSNYVTDMAVYYEYGYNHVFPHLHGMLQDGLADAHALATPCGQERREAVAVGLPYIQGKIAMEVADRTRLKDFSAQMDRRAAQIIFLFDCSVLGIGAEATARGFDAGAVMSDLILSVNSHDVLDVGSDLVNSEIMNSFLNVADIAASGVVSEPALRAIYDAYAATGARLFTQRWHEPSARMVANEYIWHIANDRHMLFRRALLGWPMARKSPASPQREADFDEVFDADFHTTGFSRPIDPEYACDGEETCNHVRRFLDRQDEDLLSSFWWSLVTGPLEYIRQGEVDEKHEEHLIESSRMQMAQLLSKGLVLELTWLLAHASHHAWQVNYMYEAAMFGSILDGGALIGKLDREEKGSIG, encoded by the coding sequence ATGGCAAGCATGGTCGTGGGCGCATCATCCTTGCCTCGATGGGGTAGCTGCTCTCTCCATGGCCTCAACACTGAGGTCCGCACGGGGCTAGACAAAGACGCTCTCCCAGGCGTTACCGGCGGCGGCATTAGAATCCCTCCGTATTTCTGGGGCGAGGGTCCGGTGGCCGACGCCGAGCTTGGCTTCCCGGTGTACACAGGCTACTCGGAGGCGAGGGCCCTGATCGGCGAGGGAGCCACGGAGGATCTGGCAAGGCTGTCACGCCAGGCCCAGGACATGGTGGCCGAGATGTTTGCTAGCATCGGCAGGGACCAAGAGGAAGCGGCGCGCGGGCCCAGGGTGGTGCAGCTGCGGCTATCGCCGGAGCTCGCCCTGTGGAAAAGCATCCAACACGCAATCGGCAACGTGCTTCCCCCTAAGGGCAAGGGGCTGAAGCAAGCCTCACCGCAGGTGCTCGCCCAGCTGGGCGCCACCGACTGGCCCGAGGCCATCACCACCAACAATGCCCTGTTCGGCGGCGGCAGCACTGCCATGCTCATTGGCGCCGCCGACCTGCACACCATGTTCTCCAACTATGTGACCGACATGGCCGTTTACTACGAGTATGGGTACAACCATGTGTTCCCTCACCTCCACGGGATGCTGCAGGATGGGCTCGCCGACGCCCACGCGCTGGCCACCCCTTGCGGCCAGGAGCGCCGGGAGGCCGTCGCCGTAGGCCTCCCCTACATCCAGGGCAAGATCGCGATGGAGGTGGCGGACAGAACACGTCTCAAGGACTTCTCCGCGCAGATGGATCGTCGTGCCGCCCAGATCATTTTCCTCTTTGACTGCAGCGTGCTGGGCATTGGAGCCGAGGCCACGGCCCGGGGCTTCGACGCCGGCGCCGTCATGAGCGACCTCATCTTGAGTGTCAACAGCCACGACGTCCTCGACGTGGGCTCCGACCTGGTCAACTCCGAGATCATGAACTCATTCCTCAACGTCGCCGACATCGCCGCCTCGGGCGTCGTGAGCGAGCCGGCGCTCCGGGCCATCTACGACGCATACGCTGCCACGGGCGCCCGGCTGTTCACCCAGAGGTGGCACGAGCCCTCGGCCCGGATGGTCGCCAATGAATACATCTGGCACATCGCCAACGACCGGCACATGCTCTTCCGCCGCGCCCTCCTGGGATGGCCCATGGCCCGCAAGTCGCCGGCGTCACCCCAGCGTGAGGCCGACTTCGACGAGGTATTCGACGCCGACTTCCACACCACCGGCTTCAGCAGGCCCATCGACCCCGAATACGCCTGCGACGGCGAGGAAACCTGCAACCATGTGCGCCGGTTCCTCGACCGCCAGGATGAAGACCTGCTCAGCAGCTTCTGGTGGTCCCTCGTCACCGGGCCGCTTGAGTACATCCGGCAGGGCGAGGTGGACGAGAAGCACGAGGAGCACCTCATCGAATCCTCGCGCATGCAAATGGCCCAGCTCTTGTCCAAGGGCCTTGTCCTCGAATTGACCTGGCTCCTCGCCCATGCGAGCCACCATGCCTGGCAGGTGAACTACATGTACGAGGCCGCCATGTTTGGAAGCATCTTGGATGGGGGCGCGTTGATAGGCAAGCTTGACCGGGAAGAGAAGGGCTCCATCGGCTGA